Below is a genomic region from Salmo salar chromosome ssa11, Ssal_v3.1, whole genome shotgun sequence.
ctgtcctaaagctactctcctcctctctgtcctaaagctactctcctcctctctgtcctaaagctactctcctcccctcggtccgtgtccctctcctcctctctgtcctgaagctactctcctcctctctgtcctaaagctactctcctcctctctgtcctaaagctactctcctcctctctgtcctaaagctactctcctcctctctgtcctaaagctactctcctcctctctgtcctaaagctactctcctcctctctgtcctaaagctactctcctcctctctgtcctaaagctactctcctcctctctgtcctaaagctactctcctcctctctgtcctaaagctactctcctcctctctgtcctaaagctactctcctcctctctgtcctaaagctactctcctcctctctgtcctaaagctactctcctcctctctgtcctaaagctactctcctcctctctgtcctaaagctactctcctcctctctgtccctaaagctactctcctcctctctgtcctgaagctactctcctcctctctgtcctaaagctactctcctcctctctgtcctaaagctactctcctcctctctgtcctaaagctactctcctcctctctgtcctaaagctactctccacctctctgtcctaaagctactctcctcctctctgtcctaaagctactctcctcctctctgtcctaaagctactctcctcctctctgtcctaaagctactctcctcctctctgtcctaaagctactctcctcctctctgtcctgaagctactctcctcccctcggtccgtgtccctctcctcctctcggaccgtgtccctctcctcctctctgtcctaaagctactctcttcctctctgtccgtGTCCCTCTCGGCccgtgtccctctcctcctctcggtccgtgtccctctcctccactctgtccgtgtccctctcctcttctcagtcctaaagctactctcctcctgtctgtccgtgtccctctcctcctgtctgtccgtgtccctctcctcctctctgtccgtgtccctctcctcctctctgtccgtgtccctctcctcctctctgtccatgtccctctcctccactctgtccgtgtccctctcctcttctcagtcctaaagctactctcctcctctctgtccgtgtccctctcctcctctctgtccgtgtccctctcctcctctctgtccgtgtccctctcctcctctctgtccgtgtccctctcctcctctctgtccgtgtccctctcctcctctctgtccgtgtccctctcctcctctctgtccgtgtccctctcctcctctctgtccgtgtccctctcctcctcaccggtcctaaagctactctcctcctctctgtcttaaagctactctcctcctctctgtcctgaagctactctcctcctctctgtcctgaagctactctcctcctctctgtcctaaagttactctcctcctctctgtcctaaagctactctcctcctctctgtcctaaagctactctcctcctctctgtcctaaagctactctccacctctctgtcctaaagctactctcctcctctctgtcctaaagctactctcctcctctctgtcctaaagctactctcctcctctctgtcctaaagctactctcctcctctctgtcctaaagctactctcctcctctctgtcctgaagctactctcctcccctcggtccgtgtccctctcctcctctcggaccgtgtccctctcctcctctctgtcctaaagctactctcttcctctctgtccgtGTCCCTCTCGGCccgtgtccctctcctcctctcggtccgtgtccctctcctccactctgtccgtgtccctctcctcttctcagtcctaaagctactctcctcctgtctgtccgtgtccctctcctcctgtctgtccgtgtccctctcctcctctctgtccgtgtccctctcctcctctctgtccatgtccctctcctcctctctgtccatgtccctctcctccactctgtccgtgtccctctcctcttctcagtcctaaagctactctcctcctctctgtccgtgtccctctcctcctctctgtccgtgtccctctcctcctctctgtccgtgtccctctcctcctctctgtccgtgtccctctcctcctctctgtccgtgtccctctcctcctctctgtccgtgtccctctcctcctctctgtccgtgtccctcccctcctctctgtccgtgtccctcccctcctctctgtccgtgtccctctcctcctcaccggtcctaaagctactctcctcctctctgtcttaaagctactctcctcctctctgtcctgaagctactctcctcctctctgtcctgaagctactctcctcctctctgtcctaaagctactctcctcctctctgtcctaaagctactctcctcctctctgtcctaaagctattctcctcctctctgtcctaaagctactctcctcctctctgtcctaaagctactctcctcctctctgtcctaaagctactctcctcctctctgtcctaaagctactctcctcctctctgtcctaaagctactctcctcctctctgtcctaaagctactctcctcctctctgtcctaaagctactctcctcctctctgtcctaaagctactctcctcctctctgtcctaaagctactcctcctctctgtcctaaaagctactctcctcctctgtcctaaagctactccctcctctctgtcctaaagctactctcctcctctctgtcctaaagctactctcctcctctctgtcctaaagctactctcctcctctctgtcctaaagctactctcctcctctctgtcctgaagctactctcctcctctctgtcctaaagctactctcctcctctctgtcctaaagctactctcctcctctctgtcctaaagctactctcctcctctctgtcctaaagctactctcctcctctctgtcctaaagctactctcctcctctctgtcctaaagctactctcctcctctctgtcctaaagctactctcctcctctctgtcctaaagctactctcctcctctctgtcctgaagctactctcctcctctctgtcctaaagctactctcctcctctctgtcctaaagctactatcctcctctctgtcctaaaactactctcctcctctgtcctaaagctactcccctcctctctgtcctaaagctactctcctcctctctgtcctaaagctactctcctcctctctgtcctaaagctactctccttctctctgtcctaaagctactctcctcctctctgtcctaaagctactctccacctctctgtcctaaagctactctcctcctctctgtcctaaagctactctcctcctctctgtcctaaagctactctcctcctctctgtcctaaagctactctcctcctctctgtcctaaagctactctcctcctctctgtcctgaagctactctcctcccctcggtccgtgtccctctcctcctctcggaccgtgtccctctcctcctctctgtcctaaagctactctcttcctctctgtccgtGTCCCTCTCGGCccgtgtccctctcctcctctcggtccgtgtccctctcctccactctgtccgtgtccctctcctcttctcagtcctaaagctactctcctcctgtctgtccgtgtccctctcctcctctctgtccgtgtccctctcctcctctctgtccgtgTCCCTCTCGGCccgtgtccctctcctcctctctgtccatgtccctctcctccactctgtccgtgtccctctcctcttctcagtcctaaagctactctcctcctctctgtccgtgtccctctcctcctctctgtccgtgtccctctcctcctctctgtccgtgtccctctcctcctctctgtccgtgtccctctcctcctctctgtccgtgtccctctcctcctctctgtccgtgtccctctcctcctctctgtccgtgtccctctcctccactctgtccgtgtccctctcctcctctctgtccgtgtccctctcctcctcaccggtcctaaagctactctcctcctctctgtcctaaagctactctcctcctctctgtcctaaagctactctcctcctctctgtcctaaagctactctcctcctctctgtcctaaagctactctcctcctctctgtcctaaagcTACTCTTTTCCTCTCTGGCGGGCACTGCGTCTCCTCAGAGGTATAATGCTTTGCTTTGACTGGCAAGCAGGGGGCAGCCAAGAGAGGTTAAATGAGGCAAGTGATGTTTTATATTAACTACCAAAATAGGGAGCTGTGAGGGAAAGCCTATAGGGAGTTTCTCCTCTTTTCTGGCTCTGAATTTCACCTTTGGAATCTAAAAGGAACAAAAGTTTGCTGGGTGGATATTTCTGTGCCACAAAAAAATGGTGGTTATAAAGTGGATGAAGAGAGAGGATtatatagtacacacacacacacacacaccactttttCTCTGAGAAAACTCACATCACTAGCGCCTGGATGAGTCAAATGATTTTATTGTTCCGCTGTGATTGCGCCACACAGGCCTGAGATCACACACAAAGTGCAGCACACATTCCATGTAGGACAACACTCATCACACAAGACAACACAGATCATCCCCATAAACACAGTAAAAAACAACAAAGAGTGCAACCAATCAGAAAACTGAGAGAATAATAACAAAGGTAAGACAGAACTGAGGAGTATTATTTAGCATGGACCGTGTGGCTTGCCAGAACTGAGGAGTATTATTTAGCATGGACCGTGTGGCTTGCCAGAACTGAGGAGTATTATTTAGCATGGACCGTGTGGCTTGCCAGAACTGAGGAGTATTATTTGGCATGGACCGTGTGGCTTGCCAGAGCTGAGGAGTATTATTTAGCATGGCCCGTGTGGCTTGCCAGAACTGAGAAGTATTATTTGGCATGGACCATGTTGCCTGCCAGAACTGAGGAGTATTATTTAGCATGGCCCGTGTGGCTTGCCAGAACTGAGGAGTATTATTTGGCATGGCCTGTGTGGCTTGCCAGAACTGAGGAGTATTATTTAGCATGGCCCATGTGGCTTGCCAGAGCTGAGGAGTAATATTTGGCATGGACCGTGTGGCTTGCCAGTGTTTGGTCCACTGGGACACAGAGAGGTGGCATTTGACACTGTCATTGTCCCATCTCAGGTAGGTAAGTCGCACACCGTGCTGCTTTGGCAAGGTTAAAGTCATGGGAGAAGTGACAGTAAACAAGCGGAGGGGGCTGTTCCCAGGGATCTAGGAGGAACCACCTCACTGATCCTGTTCGACCGGTCTGTTCATACTGTAATCCATCCATCTCCTTGGTCATGACATTATGTATGAACTATTTGTCCCTGTCAACATTAGCACAGTTTCTCTCTATGTAGTAGCCAACACCTCTTAATGACGAAATAAATATTACTGCATGTACTATGTCATTCAAGTTTACATTTGTCATACTTTTTGGGGATCACAAGTACAGGTTATGACCTTGATAGCATTGTACAGgctttgtgaatgtattgtatgaTAAGTGTATCAATGAAGTAGGATTTGTACATGATAATATTTCAGAAACAATATCAACAGGTGAATACATGGTCTGATATGGTCAATGATACGGTTGTTCCATGAAATTAGGGATATTTTAAGAAGGAATTGTGCACAAATAATTAACTTTAAAAGCcggttatattaaatgaagtgccttttaatatagaccacatggaaaatTCAAGAATCCAATATGAATAAAAACTTGCTAAATTGCCAAAAttctgcattttgacatgtctctctgtgcaccctctagccactgtgcttctacacctacattgcttgctttgattgattgattgtaacTTCTAGActttaacccacttaaccccaagATGTATCCACATTtacaccatcattgtaaagccctagttattttgttgctttgataaAGTCATTTctaaagattattatttatttcatgtgattagttaTTCCTTTTAAAGGTAAAAAAAACCTGTCCATTTTAAGGTCAAGTCTGTTacatgaactgaactctcgttttaatacACTAAAACTAATCATTTTAAAATATGTTATTtttaaagaaacattgaacatctaatagtcattgtccattttctggtgttttgtggtggagaACTGAGCagaacacgtcaaccctgttacctatagacagacaggctagaaatgttttagagGCCcggtgcagtc
It encodes:
- the LOC100195970 gene encoding fragile X messenger ribonucleoprotein 1 (The RefSeq protein has 1 substitution compared to this genomic sequence) — its product is MTLTLPKQHGVRLTYLRWDNDSVKCHLSVSQWTKHWQATRSMPNITPQLWQATWAMLNNTPQFWQATQAMPNNTPQFWQATRAMLNNTPQFWQATWSMPNNTSQFWQATRAMLNNTPQLWQATRSMPNNTPQFWQATRSMLNNTPQFWQATRSMLNNTPQFWQATRSMLNNTPQSCLTFVIILSVF